In Paenibacillus xylanilyticus, the genomic window ATTCCTTGGTCTCACGAGGATGATAGGTTGCCCAGAACGCAGCTGTCTTGGAATTCAATTCACGGGCCCAATCCAACTTCACGGAAAGGTTGGTCTGCACAGCAATTTTATGGATGTGGCGCATATGTGACAATTCCACCATGGCTTCCCTGTACCAGCGCCGTACCAGCGCCTCGCCATATGGATTGAAGAAAATGGACAATTCGTGTCCCACCTCTTCCTGAGCCTTCACCCAATCCACGAACTGACGTAATTGTTGTTCGTCTGTTTCCAGCGTCTCCTTGGAATCCACAGTTTTGCTAAACGGACAATAGGGACAATCATAATTACAGGACGACAGCTTCCCCCGATAATACAAGGTTGCTCTCATGAGAACACAAACCCTTCCATTTGCTCGCGAATCTCGGCAGATATTAACCAATCTCCAATAGCATCGGAATATCCCAGACCTTCTTCGGTTAAACGCAGCACCTGATGTTCATTCTCCTGCTCAATTACAGCCATTCCCTCTGTCAGCAGTTCTGAGAGCCAGGCGTAATCCGTCATAACTTCACTTCTGAACCGCTGAAGATAATCATCCAAAGTCAGACCTTCCCGGTGCAGCAGTGCTTTTAAAATAAATCTGCGTTTCTGCTCTTCCCTGCTCAGCACAATGCCATAATCGGCAGCATCATATCGCTCGGCAGCCACATAATCGGCGATGATGCTCTGGGTAGCCTTATAGCTCACACCATATTTCGATGCATAATGTACTTCGCTGGTATAGGAACGGGCACCGCATCCAAGACCAACCATGCCTTCCTCCTGGCAGCTGTACGGCAGCAGCTCTTTGCTTGCATGTGAGGATGACTCTTTTGCAAATCTCCGCATGGAATACTGAACATATCCCCTGCTTTTTAAGGTTTCTCTTGCCGCAGTGTATAGCTCCATGCGAATATCCGGCCCTTGACGCTGAATATCCTCCGGCTTCACGATTGTATTCTCGCGGGTGTACAGCGGATAAATGAAAATCTCTCCCGGCTCATAAGAGAGGACACGTTCAAGGGAATACAACCACGACTCCACCGTTTGGCCGGGAAGACCATAGATCAAATCCAGGTTCAGCAAAGGAAAGTCGTACCGCGTAAGCTTCTCCAGTGCGCGCTCTACTTCCTGTGGTTTCTGCGGGCGATAGATTGCGGCAGCCTCCGCTTCAATAAAGCTCTGGATCCCCATACTGACGCGGTCCACGCTGCGTTCCTTCAGTAACGCAAGCTTGCCTTCCGTCACGGTGTCAGGAGAGGTTTCTATTGAGATGGAAGCATGGGCGGGATCAAGTCCCATCACATGTTCGGCAATGTCAAACAATCGGTTTAACTGAACCTCATTCAATAAGGTTGGCGTCCCGCCACCAATGGCAAACCTGGAATACGGTCTGCGTGAGGTTAGGGGAGCCCATTGCTTCGCCTGGCGTTCCAGTGCATCCACATAACGTTCATGTGTATCGTCACGCCGGTCAGGCAAAGTGAACAGATTGCAGAATCCGCAGCGGGCAGCGCAAAAAGGAATATGCATATATAAAAAATAAGTGTCAGTATTCTCGCGTTCCCACAAAGTTCCCAAGGGCAGCGGCGGGTCCAATTTCCGATATGCCGTCTTATGCGGATAAGAGTATAGATAAGAACGATAAGGTAAAGTCAGTACTTCCCTAAGACCTGTAGCTCTATTGGATCCGGACGCTGCGGAATGACCTGTTGTTGTAAACTCAGACGGATTGCTCATCGGTTTCCTCCTGTCTCCGGTTGTTTTCACTCACAATAAAATGGTTGCAATGCATGCTATAAAACAAATTCACGATAAGGTACATTCCAGACAACCTCATGCGCCAGT contains:
- a CDS encoding STM4012 family radical SAM protein, with the translated sequence MSNPSEFTTTGHSAASGSNRATGLREVLTLPYRSYLYSYPHKTAYRKLDPPLPLGTLWERENTDTYFLYMHIPFCAARCGFCNLFTLPDRRDDTHERYVDALERQAKQWAPLTSRRPYSRFAIGGGTPTLLNEVQLNRLFDIAEHVMGLDPAHASISIETSPDTVTEGKLALLKERSVDRVSMGIQSFIEAEAAAIYRPQKPQEVERALEKLTRYDFPLLNLDLIYGLPGQTVESWLYSLERVLSYEPGEIFIYPLYTRENTIVKPEDIQRQGPDIRMELYTAARETLKSRGYVQYSMRRFAKESSSHASKELLPYSCQEEGMVGLGCGARSYTSEVHYASKYGVSYKATQSIIADYVAAERYDAADYGIVLSREEQKRRFILKALLHREGLTLDDYLQRFRSEVMTDYAWLSELLTEGMAVIEQENEHQVLRLTEEGLGYSDAIGDWLISAEIREQMEGFVFS